From Paenibacillus polymyxa, the proteins below share one genomic window:
- a CDS encoding LysR family transcriptional regulator has protein sequence MELRQLQYFMKVAQKEHVTQAAEELHVAQSAVSRQIHQLEEELGVNLFMQKGRNLQLTPVGQLFCKRVETIMKDLERAVLEVHEFLDPEGGEIRIGFPHSLGIHLIPTVVAEFRKRYPNVKFRFKQGMYPSLIRDVLAGEVDLAFVSPFPDRHDHVEGDVVLTEELFAVLPPNHPLASAKHITLSQLKGEKFILFRDGYSLRPIVWQACLEAGFTPDIAFEGEETDTIRGLVAAGMGVSLLPEMALFQTNPLQPARVSIVDPEVTRTIGLIHRRDDKLPLVAKSFRTFLLQYFGLHGNAATSNKTAKAD, from the coding sequence GTGGAATTACGACAGTTGCAATACTTCATGAAAGTAGCGCAAAAAGAACATGTCACTCAGGCAGCCGAGGAGCTACATGTGGCGCAATCTGCGGTAAGTCGGCAAATTCATCAGCTTGAAGAAGAGCTGGGAGTTAATCTTTTTATGCAAAAGGGTCGTAATCTGCAGCTTACGCCAGTGGGACAGCTGTTTTGCAAACGGGTGGAAACGATCATGAAAGACCTGGAGCGGGCTGTTTTGGAAGTGCATGAGTTTTTAGACCCTGAGGGGGGCGAAATCCGTATCGGTTTTCCGCACAGTTTGGGGATTCATCTTATTCCTACAGTGGTGGCTGAATTCCGTAAGCGGTATCCCAATGTTAAATTCAGATTTAAACAAGGAATGTACCCGAGTTTAATTCGTGATGTGTTAGCGGGTGAGGTGGATTTGGCTTTTGTATCTCCTTTTCCAGATCGACATGACCATGTCGAGGGGGATGTGGTGTTAACCGAGGAGTTATTTGCAGTTTTGCCGCCCAATCATCCTTTGGCTTCAGCCAAACACATCACATTGAGCCAGCTTAAGGGAGAAAAATTCATCTTGTTCAGAGATGGATATTCGTTACGCCCGATTGTCTGGCAGGCCTGTCTGGAGGCTGGATTTACACCGGATATTGCTTTTGAAGGCGAAGAGACTGATACGATTCGCGGATTAGTAGCTGCAGGTATGGGGGTTAGTCTTCTGCCTGAAATGGCGCTGTTTCAGACTAACCCGTTGCAACCTGCAAGGGTGTCGATTGTTGATCCAGAGGTGACAAGAACGATTGGCTTGATTCATCGCAGAGATGACAAGCTTCCATTAGTTGCTAAATCGTTCCGAACTTTTCTATTGCAATATTTTGGCCTTCATGGTAATGCTGCTACTTCGAACAAAACGGCAAAAGCAGATT
- a CDS encoding rhomboid family intramembrane serine protease has translation MIFLRYENWKSYLRFYPVTCLILLINIVMFIVLTVQGGSENSLTLIRYGALINEAPFTDQLWRYVSAMFLHAGFDHLLFNSFAILVFAPPLERLLGSLRYVLLYLVTGIVGNILSIAHYNMLAETTVSVGASGAIYGIYGAFLYVALFQRSLMDDASRKTLYTLLGFGILFSFAVANINWTAHFGGLLSGFFFYGLLIRLTGQRKRH, from the coding sequence TTGATTTTTTTACGTTATGAGAACTGGAAAAGTTATTTACGGTTTTACCCGGTAACCTGTCTGATTTTGCTTATCAATATTGTGATGTTTATTGTACTGACCGTGCAAGGTGGATCGGAAAATAGTTTGACGCTGATCCGGTATGGGGCTTTGATTAATGAGGCGCCATTCACTGACCAGCTGTGGCGGTATGTGTCAGCCATGTTTTTACATGCAGGCTTTGATCATCTTCTGTTTAATTCCTTTGCAATACTTGTATTCGCTCCTCCACTGGAGCGTTTGCTCGGGTCCTTACGATATGTGTTATTGTATCTAGTCACGGGCATTGTAGGGAATATACTGTCCATTGCACATTACAACATGCTGGCGGAAACGACAGTCTCTGTAGGAGCCTCAGGAGCGATTTATGGCATCTATGGGGCGTTTCTGTACGTTGCCTTATTCCAACGTTCCTTGATGGATGATGCTTCGCGCAAAACGCTGTACACGCTGCTTGGGTTTGGTATTCTGTTTTCTTTTGCTGTAGCGAACATTAACTGGACCGCTCACTTTGGGGGATTGCTCAGTGGGTTTTTCTTTTATGGATTATTGATTAGATTAACTGGCCAGCGCAAACGTCACTAA
- the tpx gene encoding thiol peroxidase gives MAQERTGVATFKGNPLTLIGPELKIGDQAPDFKLQKDLLEAATLQDFAGKVKLISVVPSLDTGVCDAQTRRFNQEADSLGDQVVVLTVSVDLPFAQARWCGAAGIDRVLTLSDYKDHSFGEAYGVFIKEFHLDHRAIFVIDQNDKIAYVEYLSEMAEHPDYDQAIAAVKKLV, from the coding sequence ATGGCACAAGAACGTACAGGAGTTGCTACTTTTAAAGGCAATCCTTTGACTCTCATAGGTCCTGAACTGAAAATTGGAGATCAGGCGCCTGATTTCAAATTACAGAAAGACTTATTGGAAGCAGCTACGCTTCAAGACTTTGCAGGCAAAGTCAAACTGATTAGCGTTGTCCCTTCTCTAGATACAGGCGTGTGTGACGCACAGACGCGACGTTTCAACCAGGAAGCAGACTCCCTGGGGGACCAAGTTGTGGTACTAACGGTCAGCGTGGATTTGCCTTTCGCTCAAGCTCGTTGGTGCGGTGCGGCTGGTATTGATCGCGTATTGACACTGTCCGACTACAAAGATCATTCCTTTGGTGAAGCTTATGGTGTATTCATTAAGGAATTCCATTTGGATCATAGAGCTATTTTTGTCATTGACCAAAATGACAAAATCGCTTACGTAGAATACTTGAGCGAAATGGCCGAGCATCCTGACTATGATCAAGCGATTGCAGCCGTAAAAAAACTGGTCTAA
- a CDS encoding DUF1499 domain-containing protein, with translation MSLKRTLVGIVRSQEGTSDRVKDPQMKTRYYNLSRDKAWEEVSSILKKIPGYKVLHEVASVGEITLEKRTAFGRTVDITVSILSVSPVRSAVDIYSASRGSLGDLGANYRIILQLFAMIDKKLSAYKVVQ, from the coding sequence TTGTCGTTGAAGAGGACTCTGGTAGGGATTGTGCGCAGCCAAGAAGGTACAAGCGACCGGGTCAAGGACCCCCAAATGAAGACACGCTATTATAACTTATCGAGAGACAAGGCTTGGGAAGAAGTATCATCTATCTTGAAAAAGATTCCTGGCTACAAGGTGCTCCATGAGGTAGCATCTGTAGGTGAGATTACGTTGGAGAAGCGAACGGCTTTCGGCAGAACCGTCGACATTACCGTTTCTATTTTATCTGTCTCGCCAGTTCGAAGTGCGGTGGATATTTATTCTGCTTCACGCGGATCGTTAGGGGACTTGGGTGCGAATTACCGCATTATTTTGCAACTGTTCGCTATGATCGACAAGAAGCTGTCTGCTTATAAGGTCGTACAGTAG
- a CDS encoding YesL family protein, translating to MEFKGAMGGIYRLTEWITRLAASNLLWVLCSSPFVFCLILKLLVMNQNLANESLQMNWAMAILAPLTLFPATSALFSVVRKWVMGDTDTGVFRTFFKGYKENYKQSLIGGIFYTLLFVVMYVDYTVYMTQLSNLQIVGVIMLILIIILLVSMFNFFSMVAHYHMSTGQIIKNAVLLTLIRPFRVFSTMLGSAVVIYIGVKYPVLFLFFIGSVVAWFAFFNFYGTFLKMQDQMEKMKQKDEEKATIEDKKSDNL from the coding sequence TTGGAATTTAAAGGAGCTATGGGGGGGATTTACCGCCTAACCGAGTGGATTACCCGGCTGGCGGCTAGCAATTTGTTGTGGGTGTTATGTTCATCGCCTTTTGTATTCTGCCTCATACTGAAATTACTGGTTATGAATCAGAATTTGGCGAATGAATCGTTACAAATGAACTGGGCGATGGCTATTTTGGCACCGCTTACTTTATTTCCAGCAACATCGGCTTTGTTCTCAGTGGTTCGCAAATGGGTGATGGGCGATACCGATACAGGCGTGTTTCGTACCTTCTTTAAAGGATATAAAGAGAACTATAAGCAGAGTCTGATTGGGGGTATCTTTTACACGTTACTGTTTGTCGTCATGTATGTGGATTACACTGTATATATGACACAGCTCAGCAACTTGCAAATCGTGGGTGTTATCATGCTGATCCTCATCATTATTTTGCTTGTGTCTATGTTTAACTTCTTTTCGATGGTAGCTCATTATCATATGTCTACCGGACAAATTATTAAAAATGCGGTTTTATTGACGCTGATTCGACCATTCCGTGTATTTTCCACCATGCTCGGCAGCGCCGTTGTTATATACATTGGAGTTAAATATCCCGTGCTTTTCTTATTCTTCATCGGCAGTGTAGTTGCCTGGTTCGCTTTTTTTAATTTTTACGGAACCTTCCTCAAAATGCAGGATCAAATGGAGAAAATGAAACAGAAAGACGAAGAAAAGGCAACCATTGAAGACAAGAAAAGTGATAACCTCTAA
- a CDS encoding DEAD/DEAH box helicase: MTTFAEFDLEPKVIQAITELGFEEATPIQSKSIPIALQGKDMIGQAQTGTGKTAAFGIPMINKISKNDEKIRALIMAPTRELAIQVAEEIEKLSRFKGLRTLPIYGGQDIVRQIRALKKKPQIIIGTPGRLLDHINRKTIKLEDVNTVVLDEADEMLDMGFMEDIQSILKQVPDERQTMLFSATMPPNIKRLAEQFLKDPEHVSVIPKQVSAPLIDQAYIEVPERQKFEALSRLIDMESPELAIVFGRTKRRVDELAEALQKRGYSADGLHGDLSQNQRDAVMRKFRDGSIDVLVATDVAARGLDVSGVTHVVNFDLPQDPESYVHRIGRTGRAGKEGEAWSFVTPREIDHLHFIERVTRHRIPRKPLPTLAEALEGKQRIIAERLLEVVEKGELNEYKGLAIQMLEQYDSVQLLSAALKLMTGEKREASIELTPEDPIRAKRRKPDVRSGGRKPSNYSGRSNGGYNSNRGGSGSKGGYGGYNRGKEGGGYNRDSGSRYSGDRKPRPSSNGETRRPARREDSSSE, encoded by the coding sequence TTGACGACATTTGCAGAATTTGATCTTGAACCGAAGGTAATTCAGGCGATTACGGAGCTGGGGTTTGAAGAAGCAACACCTATTCAATCCAAATCCATCCCGATTGCATTGCAAGGGAAAGACATGATTGGTCAAGCCCAAACAGGTACGGGTAAAACCGCTGCGTTTGGTATTCCGATGATCAATAAAATTTCTAAAAACGATGAAAAAATCAGAGCCCTGATTATGGCTCCAACACGTGAGCTTGCTATTCAGGTGGCTGAAGAAATCGAAAAACTCTCCCGCTTTAAAGGTCTTCGCACTTTGCCGATCTATGGTGGACAAGATATCGTACGCCAGATTCGCGCTTTGAAAAAGAAACCTCAAATTATTATCGGTACACCAGGACGTTTGCTTGATCATATTAATCGTAAAACCATTAAGCTAGAAGACGTAAACACCGTTGTTTTGGATGAAGCAGATGAAATGCTGGACATGGGCTTCATGGAAGATATTCAGTCCATTCTGAAGCAGGTTCCAGACGAGCGTCAAACGATGCTGTTCTCTGCTACAATGCCTCCTAACATTAAAAGATTGGCTGAGCAATTCCTTAAAGATCCTGAGCATGTATCCGTTATTCCTAAACAAGTTAGTGCTCCGCTGATTGATCAGGCCTATATTGAAGTTCCTGAGCGTCAAAAATTCGAAGCATTAAGCCGTTTGATCGACATGGAATCCCCAGAACTTGCTATCGTATTCGGTCGCACTAAGCGCCGGGTAGACGAGCTGGCTGAAGCTCTGCAAAAACGTGGTTATTCCGCAGACGGTTTGCATGGTGACTTGTCTCAAAACCAGCGTGATGCTGTTATGCGTAAATTCCGTGACGGAAGTATTGACGTACTCGTAGCGACTGACGTTGCTGCCCGTGGTTTGGACGTTTCTGGCGTAACTCACGTTGTGAACTTTGACCTTCCGCAAGATCCAGAGAGCTATGTTCACCGTATCGGACGTACGGGACGTGCAGGTAAAGAAGGGGAAGCTTGGTCATTCGTAACGCCTCGTGAAATTGACCATTTGCATTTCATTGAGCGTGTAACCCGTCACCGCATTCCACGTAAGCCTCTTCCAACGTTGGCAGAAGCTCTGGAAGGCAAACAACGTATCATCGCAGAACGCCTTCTAGAGGTTGTAGAAAAAGGCGAGCTGAACGAGTACAAAGGTTTGGCTATTCAAATGCTGGAGCAATATGATTCTGTACAACTACTCTCTGCAGCTCTGAAGCTGATGACTGGTGAGAAGAGAGAGGCATCTATTGAGTTGACTCCGGAAGATCCGATCCGTGCAAAACGTCGTAAACCAGACGTGCGTTCTGGCGGACGCAAGCCTTCCAACTATAGTGGACGCAGCAACGGTGGCTACAATTCCAACCGTGGCGGTAGCGGCAGTAAAGGTGGATACGGCGGTTACAACCGTGGCAAAGAAGGCGGTGGCTACAACCGTGATTCCGGAAGCCGCTATAGTGGAGATCGCAAACCACGCCCAAGCAGCAATGGCGAAACTCGCCGTCCTGCAAGACGTGAAGATTCCTCTTCTGAATAA
- a CDS encoding YitT family protein — protein sequence MLKIVLNCLTVILGAAAIACGFNLFLVPHHLLSGGVAGLSMLIGYFTKFDISTMYFIINIPMLIAGWFILGKRFISLSILSVIVTTWILAWVPVQSVVSDPLLASVFGGVMVGVGAGISFRVGGSTGGFDIIGSIVTTYRDFPVGTVLVGMNGLVILAAGYLNDDWNIALASMLSIFVTGKVLDQIYVSHTKITVYIITEHTDQLLSRMLTTPRGVSKIKIEGAFSHTEKDMLMTVTTRYELVELKRIIKEVDPSAFVNIVETVGVMGSFRRR from the coding sequence TTGTTGAAAATAGTGTTAAACTGCTTAACTGTTATTCTTGGAGCCGCTGCCATAGCATGCGGTTTTAATCTGTTTCTCGTCCCACATCACTTACTGAGCGGGGGAGTAGCCGGACTTTCCATGCTAATTGGCTATTTCACAAAATTCGATATCAGCACCATGTATTTTATCATCAATATCCCAATGCTTATTGCAGGCTGGTTTATTTTAGGCAAGCGTTTTATTAGTCTGAGCATTCTATCGGTTATCGTTACCACGTGGATTTTGGCCTGGGTTCCCGTACAATCTGTTGTGTCTGATCCCCTGCTGGCTTCTGTCTTTGGTGGGGTAATGGTCGGCGTTGGGGCGGGTATTTCCTTTCGGGTAGGAGGGTCTACGGGCGGTTTTGACATTATCGGCTCCATCGTTACCACATATCGTGACTTCCCCGTCGGAACTGTACTTGTGGGCATGAATGGACTGGTCATTCTCGCAGCAGGATATTTGAACGATGATTGGAATATTGCACTGGCTTCTATGTTATCCATTTTTGTGACTGGTAAAGTGTTGGATCAAATCTATGTAAGCCATACGAAGATCACCGTCTACATCATTACAGAGCACACTGACCAGCTACTCAGCCGAATGTTGACCACGCCACGAGGTGTCAGCAAAATAAAAATTGAAGGTGCATTTTCACATACCGAAAAGGACATGCTGATGACTGTTACGACACGCTACGAGCTTGTTGAATTAAAACGCATCATTAAGGAAGTAGACCCTTCTGCTTTTGTCAATATTGTGGAAACGGTTGGAGTAATGGGTTCATTCCGCCGAAGATAA